TTTATTGTTCTgaggaaaagcttttttttttagagtatatAAGCTTAATTTCATATACAAGATTTTAAAAGAGTGAACTGCCACATGACTCTTGAGGAAAGAAATCTCTTGTGGTTAAGTAGAGAAAACTCAACAGAAGGTGGGAGACGgagctctgtgtgcctgtctccagCCAGAAAATGCTTCTCTCTACATCAAGTGCCTAAAAGCCCCGTGATGATAACTTACATCTGTGTGTCTAATGAATTTCACTACTCTGTGGTTTTTCTCTCCTTgatgtattttttgttgttgttgagggaATACATTAAAGGAACGAACATAGTTTCATCTGCCGGTAGGGTATAATTCCAGTTTCTGCTTGGCAATTTCTAATTGGGCTTTGAACTTGGATTAGCAAACATATACTCCTCATGTTGATCAATGCAAAGATTTTGGTTGACTCCCAAGTATTTGGACTTTCAGAAGAGCCCGTGAATGCCGTTTTTTAAAGGATGTAGGTATTTGCCAGGAAGGGCTGCCTTTGGGATTGAAAAAATTCGGGAAATGAGCAACGCTCTaaggtttttcttttgttcttttcctcagGCTATTTTGACGCGCACGCCCTCGCTATGGACTATCGGAGTTTGGGGTTTCGGGAATGCCTGGCAGAAGTCGCCCGTTACCTGAGCATCATCGAAGGACTAGATGCCTCTGACCCGCTTCGGGTTCGACTGGTCTCGCATCTGAACAACTATGCCTCCCAGCGGGAAGCGGCGAGCGGTGCCCACGCAGGCCTTGGACACATTCCCTGGGGCAGCGCCTTCGGACATCACCCGCACGTCGCGCACCCCCTGTTGCTGCCCCAGAACAGCCACGGGAACACTGGCACCACGGCCTCGCCCACGGAACCCCACCACCAGGGCAGGTTGGCCACGGCACATCCGGAGGCGCCCGCTTTGCGCGCGCCCCCTAGCGGCGGCCTTGGACCGATGCTCCCCGTGGTCTCCTCCGCCTCCAAACTCTCGCCGCCCTTGCTCTCCTCCGTGGCCTCCCTGTCGGCCTTCCCCTTCTCTTTCGGCTCCTTCCACTTACTCTCTCCCAATGCACTGAGCCCTTCGGCACCTACGCAGGCAGCAAACCTTGGCAAACCCTATAGACCTTGGGGGACGGAAATTGGAGCTTTTTAAAGAACTGATGCTATAGAATGAGGGTGGGGGAAGACTTAAAATCCCAGCTGAGCTGGGCTGTTGCCAACATCACCTTAAAGTCATCagtaaggtaaaaagaaaaaaaaggtacaCTTTCAGATACATTTTGTTGAAAGACAAAAAGTTTGTTGGtttacttttttcaaattttttttatcatgtcaTGTAtgagcagtttttaaaaactagttgTTAAATTTTGTTCCAGACATTAAATTGCAATAGTGAGTATAAACCAACACTTGGTGATAGGTTTGTACTGTGCCTAATTTACTTTGTAAACCTGTCTAAGGAATGATTCCATTCTGGCCTCAAAGTTTTGGGAGGTTTAATATTTAGTAGTTTCAGTCTGTTCTTCTCCTTGTATAGTGACAGTGTCTTTTTAGAATTAATTTTCCAAACCATTCTACACTCAACGCTAACATGAcgctatttgttaatttttttggcAATTTAAGGTGTTGTATAAATAATATTCTTTTGGGGGGGGAACTATATGGAATTTTATATTTCTGAATAAAGCGTTGACAAATCAGATGATCAGCTTTATCCAAGAAAGAAGACTCGGTAATTCTCTGCCTCCTACAGCAGTAAGTTGAATGTACAGCCAGCAGGGGCCCAGAATCCGAATGCCTGACCGCTATGTGCCAGGACTTGCAGTTCTGGCTTAGTTAGGAGAGGTCCGCATTGGAGCTGGCAGGGAGGGGATGGAAGATAATTGCATAGACTATGCCTGCATTTACCAGCCTCAAGCAATGCAATGCATTTTTAAGCTCACAGATCTCAAATGCACAGATGTTAACATGGATAAGTGATCATGGTGTGCAAGTGGTCAATGGAATAGTCCAGTGGAACCTGTTAAATGCATAACCTAATTCTTCCCGGAGCTaccttattttcttttaactgaaaatttttctgctgtgttttcctttttggtgCATGGAAATGTGGTTATCGAGATACTTAAAAGGGCTTCGCTGCCTTCTGCTTGGTTTGTTTAATTTGATTTGGGCTATAAAAGCATCATTTTACAGGTTTGTTCCTTTAGCAGGTGTAGTTTAAATGACCTCCTCTGAACTGGGTTTGACCTCTGTTGTACTGGTGTGTTGtgactaaataaaaaagaaactcttCTGCTGTATATGCCTTACATACTTTGGTCCTTCCCTCTGTTGACTAAGACaagataaattttcttttcttttcattttgcctgGTTATCAGTTTTCTTATGTCTAATAATTTCATTAATCTTGGAATTCGAAGCTGCATGGATTTGTGCTATTGAATAAGGTGACTTCATTATGGTGCAGAGCTTTGGTGACTCCCACAAGGGGACTTCGCCCTCCAGCTGTTGTGTCAGGTGACCTGGCCCTCAACTGGCCATGCATGGACTCAAAACCTCAATGCAGATTGGAAGTTGGAGGGTGGGAGAGAACTCTGATGAAATCTTATAAAATTGTGTTGACCATCTGACAAATTTTTACTGAGAGCATTTACTACATGCTTAATTCTACGCTGGGAGAACagaatatttaaattcttttctttctttctttcttttttttaatggcaaaacAAGAAAAGCCAAACTGCTACCTCTGAGTCTGGGCACCTGAGGCCTGGTGAGCAGTGGCAGGCTGTAATTCGGCACCTGCACCACTCCAGGAGTCTTTCCTGGCCTTGTTTCCAAGGAATTTGCTTAACCCTGTCGTTGCATTTGGCTCCTGCACTGTGTAGTGCAGAAACCGACACATGCTTTAGGTTAGAACAAAATGCTGCCAGAACAGAGGCAGTCATCTGCGCCCTGGGGGAGAGGAGTGCCTTCCCATTGCCTTAAAAGTCATCCTCCTGCCAATTAAGGATGCCGTAGCTCGGAGGAAGGAGTTTGCCTTGATCCTGAgggcagaaggaaggagaaggagaaaacccACTCTGGCGGATGAAACAGAGCCTTCCTTCTCTTTGCCTGACCACCGGgttcctgctccctcctctgatTAAGAAATGGGGATAAGGAGGCGAAGAGAAGTTTGGCCTTTGAACTTGAGCAGCAACTTCTGGGTCCCTGTGAATGGAATGGATGGCGACTGTGGCGTTTCTCTGATTGTGGGTTTCAAATGCTAGCTCCCACTCAACCCTCCTCTGTGTGGCCTCAGGGCTTGGTCCCTCCGTGATGCACGGTTCCATGCTTAGCGCTGCCTGCGCCACACAGAGGCTCTTTCCGCCTGTCATAATGCGGAGATGGAAAGTGTCATGATGATTTCTGCCAAGTGTCAGTTTCATTTTAGCAACCGTGATTTCAAATGGCACTACAGCATTCCTGAACAGCATCGTGCTCAGACCATCTTAGGTGCTCCCTGGCGCACAGGTTGAGATGGCTGCTAAtgtggtaaaaaaaaacaaaagaagcaaaGCCTCTCATTTTGCCGACCCTGCTGGAAGCATGGTGGAACTGTAAACGTGTGGCACATTCCTCTTATCTTATCAGTGATCCCTATGTCACCACCTGGTTAGTTTTCctctttttggtggggggatgGGAGTGGGGGTACTTTTCGAGATTACATAGGTATTCAAAGaaatatcttggtttctttttaaaatcctttaagttGACAGATTTCTGGAAATGGTAGAGGTGGAGTCTGGGAAACAGAATGGAGTTACGGTGATGAGTCAGAGGTACATAGAAAAATGAATGTAGaaaaactcttatttttattctgaacTGATGTAGTATGACAAAAATTAACATCAAGGACATAAGTTCCAGCATAattttatgctatatatatatatatatatacacacatatatatacatacatatatatatatttatgatacTTCTACACACATAAACAATTTTTATATGGCCTGTCAATTTtccttataaaaaataatatcacTTGTCACAAAGAATCTTGAAAGGCCTCAATAAGTATCTTTTATcttcattatatatatttaccatGAATTAATGACATGAAATATAGGTGTGCAGAATTCTTGCATTAAAAAAGAACCTCTAACTCTAAATCTTTTttagatttagaaagaaaaaaaatccaagatgtATCATCCTAATGTATTCACTATAGTTCAATTAAGATATGAATTCAGCTTTCTTTTGTCCCACTCTGTTACTCACAAAAATCATGGTATTTTAAACATAGATGACTTATATTTAAAATTCCTCAGAAATTTCTATCTCTAAGTTAGGCTTTTCCCCAGCCCTTCTGGTCTATACCAGTATCACAGCTTTGATGCCTTCATTAGTTTGCAGTgatgttttataattaaaataacttcAGAGCTAATATCATCTGAGAGACTGCTTCAAATGTGGCCCAATTTCTTTCACAACTGGAGCTCCAGGGAATGGGGGTTGTCTTGGGAAGGGGACCAGAATTCTGGTTTCTGCTCTGCTTTTATCTCATTGAGTGACCTTCGGTAAGTCATTTAAAATTCTCTGGACCCTGCTTTCCTCACCTGTCGGATAAAGTGGTTAGACTAGATGGGGGTCCCGGGTGCACACTCACAGGGGCAGGCACTTGTGGGGAAGGATGTAGGGGTATCGGCCAGTGGGTGCTGAACTAGGAGACACGTTCCTAGCACCTTCACTCTGCAGGGTCACATCGTTTCTACACAGGAATTTGGGTCTAGCATTACTAGATCTTTCAAGTTTTCAGGAGCGTCTCCAATTTTAGATTATTATGTGAAATTGCCCAGTTTATAGAGATTGGTAGCTAATTCAAGCAAGACTGGGCCAGTGGGCAGCAACCAACTCAAAGCTGCAGGGACTCCAATCTGAAAGCTTCTCTGAGGGCTAAAGTTTTCTAGTCTGTTCGTCATGCATGGCTTATGAATATGCTTAATGGATAAACACATGCctaacataaaataaacaatgtaGTAATTAGGGAGCTGTAGGTGATATTATGTAAAGATAATGggcagaggtttttaaaaattatttctgggTTGTATTTCCTCCTGGAGAGAGAAACTGAAATCATTCTATTTTTTCTGAGAgcccctttaaaaaattttttttattgcagtgtaattgatttacaatgttagtttccggtgtacaacAAAGCGATTCAGTCATCCATctatctatacatacatacatacatatgtatatttttcagattcttttccagcatgttattacaagaaattaaatatagttccctgtgctatacagtaggtctttgttgtttatctattttatatatagtaatgtgtatctgttaattctaaactcctaatttatccctcccccaaaccccctttcccctttggtaaccatggtttaTTTTCTATGGTTGtgtctgttttgcagataagtttatttgtctcattttttttggattccgcatataaatgataccatgtgatatttgtctttctccgtctgacttacttcacttagtaaaataatctctaggtccatccatgttgctgcaaatggcattatctcattcttttttatggctgagtagtactgaAATCATTCTTTTGATTTTAAGTCGGGACCCTTCACAGGAACCTTTTTGAAGGTGCTGTCGACTTGGTCACTTTACCAAGGAGGAAGACGGGGTCTCAGCCCGGTGGCCTTCGATGAAAGAGCGAGTGTGTAGCTTGCTGGTGACTCAGCACACTGAAGTCCTTGGAGGCGCCATCTGatttcaggaagaaagaaatgccaGCAAAGAGCAAGCTGTTTTGAACCTCAACTTGAAATATAATGCCTGCCTTGATCTGGATGAGCTGCAGGGCTTTTCACTCAGATGTTTTAGTGTTCTGCTCTGGGGCgggggtcgggggaggggagaaagaagcCAAGGGACCTAGAAACCCAACCTTTCTTTCTGAGCTGTCTGCAGGCATTGACCCGCATTTGCGTCAGAACTTTCCCCCAGGCCCCCAAGTCCCAGAGAAACCCCAGGTAAACAACTGTGGAGAGACAGGTGTAGGGAACAGGGGCAGGTGTCCGGATTTTGTGCCACTAGGCTGTGATATCATGCTTCTTTTAGCATTCTCTTGTAAAATTTCCCATTGTATTCActattatgtttctattttttgtgAAGTGCTTCTTGTTGCATTTGGACTTTTAACTCAAGTTAAAAGACAATGCCTGAATCTGAAAACTCTTAATCATTCATGGGCCATTGCTAGGTGGTCTCTGGCTTGATTTAGCAGAAGAGACTCGAAAACAACCTATTAGGCAGAGAGAGACTGGCTGTCACCCCCGAGAGAGTTGATTACTAAAAAATTTCTGCagctacttttatttatttatgttttattgttgttgttaatatCTCCCCTGGGGCATGGCTTTGTTTCTGGTGTGTAGGAGTGCTTTATTCATGTGGGACTgaatcagaaaatgaaagaaggcCATATCTGAGCCCTTAATCATCCTCTTTGACCTCATTTCCTACCACCAGCCCCTccatcactctgctccagccacaccacACTCCGCTGTTGCTGGAACGTGCCAAGTATGTACTCACCTCCAGGCCCTTGCCCTggcttttccctctgcctggaatgttcttcccccgACTCTGGTCATCTGCCTGTAATCTGTCATCACTAGGGGCTCTGCTGTAAGCCCACCTTCCCCATGTGGTCTCCCCTTAGGACCCTATTTAAAATAGTCCCCCACCTTCACCCCCTCATCTCCCCTCCTGCCGCTCCCTACCGTCCCTTCCTCTTTTGTTTCTCTCCGCAGCACTTAGCATCATCTGATGGAATGTCTGTATATTTCACCGATCACTCATTACCTGTCTGTTGTACCTGGTGTGTTCGCTTCTACGGACAGTCACTTCCTTGGCGCCTGACGTATAGGAGGCACTCAGTAaacatgtgttgaatgaatgagtgaatccaGTCCCCCCTTGTTACCACTCAGAAGTGGAACCAAACAGATTCAGACAGTTATGTCTCTATCCCCCTCCATTCCCCACCATGAATCTTTTATTCTAAAAACTACCAGAGAAGGTAATTTCATGTTTCACTTCAGTATTTCCACTGTTCtaaaattttgcttaaaaaaaatcgAACTCAAACATTCTCCAAGTCTATTTCCATTTTGGCGCATGTTTAGTGGGGATGGATGGACACTGGTCACCTGTTTGATATGCTCCACAAAAGACCCTACTCTTACCTGGCCAGCCCACCTCTCTGGTTTGTTCCCATGTCACTCTCTGCCTTGCTCAGGAAACTCCAGCCACCACCTGAACCTGGAGCAAACCAGCTCTGTCTCCTCCCTGGTGCCTCAGTCCCTGTGTCCCTtctccctggaatgcttagtGGACGGCTCTTCCGtttggggttacagccccacgtcACGGCTCAGAGGGGCCTTCCTCAGTCACCTTGGCAAATGCAGCTGTTCCCTTTCCCGACTCCTGTCACTCTTTATCCCCTGATGACTCCATGTGGAGTCAAGAGCTGGCTTGAAGCCAGATGCCTGGTCTCCAGATCCCAGTTCTCACTCTTGTTTAAATGCTCTgttactcagtttcctcatctgtaaaatgggaatgtaaTTGTAACTTATAGGTTTCTTGTGAGTTTTACATGTTGTATTTAATGTATACATAAAGTACTTAAAACAATGcctgcacatagtaagcactcagtaaacactaattttttaaataccCTACTCTTTCCCCAAAAGGCATTCAGTTCTTAATTCATCTTCACCTCCACCTTCTCTCCAGTTAAGGGGTatcagcatttttttaaattgaaatatcatTGGTTTACAGTTtattgtttctggtgtacagtatagtaattcggttatacatatgtgtatatatatatattctttttcatatttttttctattagaggttattacaaggtattgaatatagtcccctgtgctatgcagtaggacctcattgtttatctcttttgtatgtaatagtatctacaaattccaaactcctaatttacctcctgcccttgccctttcccctttgataaccagaGGTAGTCAACCTTTCAGGATGGTGATGGGGAAACACCACATCTGCATTTatagaaatggggaaaaaagaaattctattgTGGGAACAGACTACATCCACCCAGGCTTCACAGAAAAGCCACACAGATGAAATGTTTAGACCAAATGTGACCAGGTGAATGAAACTGAGATATCAGAGCTTGAAATAAGTTGGAGTCTGGAGGGctaataagtaaaatatttatacTCATGTTTTGAGTGTGTAATGAGTGAGTCTTACGGAAGTGGAGACAAGCAGTTGTCAGGTGGAGAGCCACATCTGCACACAGGACAGAGACAATGTAGGCTGTGAAGGGGGGGGGGACCTTCATTCTTGATCTTGTTTCTGATTATCAAACAGCCATGGTGTGTAGCAGGATTTTGGGGGCAGCCTTTTCTGTTGGGGGCACAGAAACAGTCAGGACCTCAGCTTCTAAAGAACCAAAACCCACTTGG
This portion of the Vicugna pacos chromosome 29, VicPac4, whole genome shotgun sequence genome encodes:
- the HEY1 gene encoding hairy/enhancer-of-split related with YRPW motif protein 1 gives rise to the protein MKRAHPEYSSSDSELDETIEVEKESADENGNLSSALGSMSPTTSSQILARKRRRGIIEKRRRDRINNSLSELRRLVPSAFEKQGSAKLEKAEILQMTVDHLKMLHTAGGKGYFDAHALAMDYRSLGFRECLAEVARYLSIIEGLDASDPLRVRLVSHLNNYASQREAASGAHAGLGHIPWGSAFGHHPHVAHPLLLPQNSHGNTGTTASPTEPHHQGRLATAHPEAPALRAPPSGGLGPMLPVVSSASKLSPPLLSSVASLSAFPFSFGSFHLLSPNALSPSAPTQAANLGKPYRPWGTEIGAF